One genomic window of Solanum dulcamara chromosome 12, daSolDulc1.2, whole genome shotgun sequence includes the following:
- the LOC129876218 gene encoding uncharacterized protein LOC129876218: MYFVRFTLHLIDFLVWPVVALGYPICASIRAIETGSKYQMRKLVIYWTIFSFISLFDKLIQWFPLWPHIKLTTICWLVIPKFNGACYLYEILIHPCFLVKWHDSISHFYSSCYVYLRLLCLCLSVNHRTVIDWFNKPMEDQSLKNDTFQAVIESYLEENGSDALEKLIANKHKDNSLNHHAEEIKPTDTSDEAGRLIPNQKECEGSGPVWEDITVMEHTAKHEAAEPKQVTSVKENPIQIEKKMTGVQVKVMVVPADAEEVKLPEVTSSKKVQTEWTCAVCQMTTTSEQKMKSHLNGRKHKAKYERLKTCTETSKSDGSSPVPTKSNQLNLEQVKHAAAAQSEHSANVAAEPKQVKSVKEKTIQIEKKTTGVQIKETALPADAKEIKLPETNSVKNVQTEWTCAVCQVTTKSEHDLKCHLLGRRHREKCEELNTCKRTAKTERNPPFTSHIPELKQEQVKHVLAAQNKNSTNEKPKVQLGATTGKHQRQTHMKNAGGATHNSKLWCSFCGIRCTDEISMAAHLNGRKHLAKLQERIEFY; the protein is encoded by the exons ATGTATTTTGTCAGATTTACGCTTCACTTGATCGATTTCCTGGTTtg GCCAGTAGTTGCTCTGGGCTATCCTAT ATGTGCATCAATACGAGCGATTGAGACTGGCTCCAAGTATCAGATGAGGAAGCTCGTCATATATTGGACCatcttttcctttatttctCTATTTGACAAACTTATCCAATG GTTTCCTCTGTGGCCACATATAAAATTAACAACCATATGTTGGTTGGTAATACCAAAGTTTAACGGGGCATGCTATCTTTATGAAATTCTTATTCATCCATGTTTTCTGGTTAAATGGCATGATAGTATCAGTCATTTTTATAGTTCTTGTTATGTTTATCTACGCCTTTTATGTTTGTGCTTGTCTGTCAACCATCGAACTGTCATCGACTGGTTTAACAAGCCAATGGAGGATCAATCACTCAAGAATGACACATTTCAGGCTGTAATAGAAAGTTATCTCGAAGAAAATGGATCTGATGCTCTGGAGAAACTTATTGCAAACAAG CATAAGGATAATAGTTTGAATCATCATGCAGAAGAGATCAAGCCTACTGATACTAGTGATGAAGCAGGAAGGCTTATCCCCAACCAG AAAGAATGTGAAGGGAGCGGTCCTGTTTGGGAGGATATCACAGTGATGGAGCATACGGCAAAACATGAAGCAGCTGAACCCAAACAG GTTACAAGTGTGAAGGAAAATCCAATTCAAATTGAGAAGAAAATGACAGGAGTGCAGGTCAAGGTAATGGTTGTTCCAGCAGATGCTGAAGAGGTTAAACTTCCAGAGGTTACTTCTTCAAAGAAAGTTCAGACAGAGTGGACTTGTGCAGTATGCCAAATGACAACCACCTCGGAACAAAAAATGAAGTCCCATCTTAACGGAAGGAAACATAAAGCAAAGTACGAAAGGCTGAAAACTTGCACAGAAACGTCCAAAAGTGATGGAAGTTCACCAGTTCCAACAAAGTCCAATCAGCTTAATCTGGAGCAAGTAAAACATGCAGCTGCAGCACAATCAGAGCACAGTGCTAATGTAGCAGCTGAGCCTAAACag GTTAAAAGTGTGAAGGAAAAAACAATTCAGATTGAGAAGAAAACAACAGGTGTGCAGATCAAGGAAACAGCATTACCAGCAGATGCCAAGGAGATCAAACTCCCAGAAACCAATTCGGTAAAGAATGTTCAGACAGAGTGGACTTGTGCGGTATGTCAAGTGACAACCAAGTCAGAGCATGACTTGAAGTGCCATCTTCTAGGGAGGAGACATAGGGAAAAGTGTGAAGAGCTGAATACTTGCAAGAGAACGGCCAAAACTGAAAGAAACCCACCTTTTACTTCACATATACCAGAGCTTAAGCAGGAGCAAGTAAAACATGTACTTGCAGCACAAAACAAGAACAGCACTAATGAAAAACCGAAGGTCCAACTAGGAGCTACTACTGGGAAACATCAAAGGCAGACACACATGAAGAATGCTGGTGGTGCTACTCATAATTCTAAGCTGTGGTGTAGTTTTTGTGGCATTAGGTGCACCGACGAGATTTCTATGGCTGCACATCTTAACGGTAGGAAGCACTTGGCAAAACTTCAAGAAAGAATTGAGTTTTACTAG